Proteins encoded in a region of the Candidatus Nitrospira nitrificans genome:
- the folB gene encoding dihydroneopterin aldolase, which produces MGGHVVIERLEFRGRCGVTPEERARPQPLALDLELDYRLEAAGLSDDLVHTIDYAKVAERVVDIGTVQESQLLETLAERLMAALFDEFPINRIKLWLRKLHPPISNVTRSVGIRIERTRLTQHILRTDPPPARFLVRQLHRLPKGRVLDVASGSGRHALFLASLGYQVDAVDRDEQALARLSSGARARHLTGISSRVFDLEPPTQNPPLGHETYDAILIFFYLHRPLFPSLVDALKPGGVLLYETFTLDNHIRHHHPKRREFCLAQGELVRLLPDLRILHYDEGLHEGVNGAESVYTAQLAALKPLTVGPTT; this is translated from the coding sequence ATGGGGGGACATGTCGTCATCGAACGATTGGAATTTCGCGGCCGCTGCGGTGTGACGCCCGAGGAACGCGCTCGCCCGCAACCCCTCGCTCTCGACTTGGAATTAGACTATCGACTGGAAGCAGCAGGGTTGTCCGACGACCTTGTTCATACGATCGACTACGCAAAAGTGGCCGAGCGAGTCGTCGACATCGGAACCGTACAGGAGTCTCAGCTGCTGGAAACGCTGGCGGAACGACTCATGGCCGCCCTGTTTGATGAATTCCCGATCAATCGCATCAAGCTGTGGTTGCGAAAGCTGCATCCTCCGATTTCCAACGTGACCCGTTCCGTGGGGATTCGCATTGAGCGCACAAGGCTCACACAGCACATCCTCCGAACAGATCCCCCACCGGCCCGGTTTCTCGTCCGGCAACTTCACCGGCTTCCCAAAGGCAGGGTCCTCGATGTGGCTTCCGGCAGCGGGCGTCACGCGCTGTTCCTCGCCTCGCTTGGCTACCAGGTCGACGCCGTCGACCGCGACGAACAGGCCCTCGCACGCCTTTCGTCCGGCGCCCGAGCACGACACCTCACCGGCATCAGTTCGCGAGTGTTCGATCTGGAGCCGCCGACGCAGAATCCGCCACTAGGGCATGAAACATACGACGCCATTCTCATCTTCTTTTACCTGCACCGCCCCCTCTTCCCCTCTCTCGTTGACGCGCTTAAGCCCGGCGGGGTTTTGCTGTATGAAACTTTTACCCTTGACAACCATATCCGGCACCACCATCCAAAGCGTCGAGAATTTTGTCTTGCACAGGGTGAACTCGTACGCCTTCTCCCAGACCTCCGCATTCTCCATTATGATGAAGGACTCCATGAAGGAGTGAACGGAGCAGAGTCCGTCTACACAGCCCAACTTGCGGCGCTGAAACCCCTAACTGTAGGACCGACGACATGA
- a CDS encoding cysteine rich repeat-containing protein: protein MIFPQRYFILTVMKAAGAEERFGNVITNSISVAGLVLVWTVIWANLPSKEELLSAQSTSSLAATQRVPELDLTIPGVTRQPADRPAGAGKSESAATHGGVSVPRDSRARQIAEMKCEAEVQQYCPDSLSGEDRRHCVVQRMKRLDPPCQQIVRQRLVRWTEAEGYGLACVEDVKRVCLTVQPGDGRLLRCLQEHEQELSESCYQSLPKGRLHLRN from the coding sequence ATGATTTTTCCGCAGCGTTATTTTATCCTCACCGTGATGAAGGCCGCCGGCGCCGAAGAACGATTCGGGAATGTGATCACGAACTCCATCTCGGTGGCGGGGTTGGTCTTAGTTTGGACCGTCATCTGGGCGAACCTCCCATCGAAGGAAGAGCTCCTCTCGGCACAATCGACTTCCTCGCTTGCTGCTACGCAGCGCGTCCCTGAGCTCGATCTCACGATTCCAGGCGTGACCAGGCAGCCGGCTGACCGTCCGGCAGGAGCGGGAAAATCGGAGTCGGCGGCCACTCACGGTGGCGTATCCGTTCCGCGCGACAGCCGTGCCAGGCAAATCGCGGAAATGAAGTGTGAGGCCGAGGTCCAGCAGTACTGTCCCGATTCGCTTTCAGGAGAAGACCGGCGACATTGTGTCGTGCAGCGCATGAAACGATTGGACCCTCCCTGTCAACAGATCGTACGGCAACGGCTGGTACGTTGGACGGAAGCCGAAGGGTATGGGCTTGCCTGTGTCGAAGATGTGAAGCGGGTCTGTCTAACCGTGCAGCCAGGCGACGGCCGTCTCCTGCGATGTTTGCAAGAGCATGAGCAGGAGCTTTCAGAAAGCTGCTACCAAAGCTTACCTAAAGGGCGTCTCCACTTACGAAACTGA
- a CDS encoding cobalamin-binding protein, whose translation MRICSLIPGATEVIAALDLADRLVGISHECDFPASVRRIPVMIEPLVGKDGGSGGEIDRQVKELVASGQRLYRLDEDALRRARPDLILTQDLCHVCSVTPDQLTRVIESLQHRPDVLTLSPTTLDDMLHDIERIADAAGVRAKGQALTQELRRRVDHVRAQTSRMPERPRVACLEWLDPLYVAGHWVPEMVALAGGLDVLGSRETPSHETTWRAVEAARPDVVLIMPCGYSVERTVNELRRVGQTGDAWRRACEQWPDLYVVDATSFFSRPGPRLVDGVELLAAILHPTPDHPLDPAHAIKLETSTLIGSCAS comes from the coding sequence ATGCGAATCTGCTCACTCATCCCTGGGGCGACAGAAGTCATCGCCGCGCTCGATCTGGCCGACCGATTGGTCGGCATCAGCCACGAATGCGACTTTCCTGCCTCGGTTCGACGGATTCCCGTCATGATCGAACCCCTGGTTGGAAAGGACGGAGGATCCGGCGGAGAAATCGACCGGCAGGTCAAAGAACTGGTGGCGTCAGGACAGCGACTCTATCGACTCGATGAAGACGCCTTGCGCCGAGCCCGTCCGGACCTTATCCTAACGCAAGACCTCTGTCACGTCTGCTCAGTCACGCCGGACCAGCTCACACGCGTGATCGAGTCGCTTCAACATCGACCCGACGTGCTCACGCTCAGCCCGACCACCTTGGACGACATGCTCCATGATATTGAGCGCATCGCCGATGCGGCGGGTGTACGCGCGAAGGGACAGGCGCTCACCCAGGAACTCCGGCGTCGAGTGGACCACGTACGCGCACAAACCAGTAGGATGCCCGAGCGCCCGCGCGTGGCGTGTCTTGAATGGCTGGATCCTCTCTATGTCGCAGGCCACTGGGTTCCGGAAATGGTTGCGCTCGCCGGGGGTCTCGATGTCCTCGGATCTCGGGAGACTCCCTCGCATGAAACCACATGGCGCGCCGTGGAAGCCGCTCGACCCGACGTCGTCCTCATAATGCCTTGCGGGTACTCCGTCGAACGTACGGTCAACGAGCTCAGGCGCGTCGGACAAACCGGTGACGCATGGCGGCGGGCTTGCGAACAGTGGCCGGATCTGTACGTCGTCGATGCAACCTCCTTCTTCAGCCGCCCAGGCCCTCGGCTCGTCGACGGCGTGGAACTGCTCGCGGCCATCCTCCACCCGACGCCTGACCATCCGCTTGACCCGGCCCACGCGATCAAACTTGAGACCTCGACGCTGATCGGGAGTTGCGCATCATGA
- a CDS encoding PHP domain-containing protein, whose translation MSRLDLHLHTTHSDGSCTPTEVVHMAHQAGVTALAITDHDIMTGVTEAIEVGQQCGIEIIPGVEISSLAGNSELHILGYFLDRQDSDLLVRLKTLRDARHRRNPQIIERLQALGVEITYDEVRALANTDSIGRPHIARVLMDKHVVASAKEAFDRFLADGKPAYVPRELPSPAEAIRWIKAARGLAVLAHPTWVKVADRSLVDLVRQLKADGLDGVEVYYSTHAARQTREYLNLAQQLGLLVTGGSDFHGLTKPDIEVGIGKGTLHIPPLLLPKMKEAVGRL comes from the coding sequence ATGAGCCGCCTGGACCTTCATCTGCATACCACCCATTCCGACGGAAGTTGCACGCCCACTGAGGTGGTCCATATGGCGCATCAAGCAGGGGTGACGGCCTTGGCGATCACCGATCATGACATCATGACGGGCGTCACCGAGGCCATTGAGGTCGGACAACAGTGTGGAATCGAGATCATACCCGGCGTGGAAATCAGCTCGCTTGCCGGCAACTCCGAATTGCACATTCTCGGATATTTTCTTGACCGGCAAGACTCCGACTTACTTGTTCGCCTGAAGACGCTGCGAGACGCTCGTCACCGCCGGAACCCTCAGATCATTGAACGATTGCAGGCTCTCGGAGTCGAGATTACGTACGACGAAGTCCGCGCACTCGCGAACACGGACTCGATCGGCAGGCCGCACATCGCCCGTGTCTTGATGGACAAACACGTCGTCGCCTCCGCGAAAGAGGCCTTTGATCGGTTTCTTGCCGATGGAAAACCGGCCTACGTTCCTCGGGAGCTCCCGAGCCCTGCAGAAGCCATTCGCTGGATCAAAGCCGCTCGCGGACTGGCCGTCCTGGCTCACCCGACGTGGGTCAAGGTCGCAGATCGGTCGCTGGTCGATTTGGTTCGACAACTCAAAGCGGACGGGCTCGACGGTGTAGAGGTGTACTATAGCACTCATGCTGCGCGACAAACTCGAGAATACCTCAACCTGGCTCAGCAACTCGGTCTCTTGGTGACCGGCGGAAGCGATTTTCATGGTCTCACAAAACCTGATATCGAAGTCGGCATCGGGAAGGGCACGCTGCACATCCCGCCCTTGCTGCTGCCTAAGATGAAAGAAGCCGTTGGGCGACTCTAG
- a CDS encoding secondary thiamine-phosphate synthase enzyme YjbQ has product MKSYREELWFETQTRRAYINITPHIEAVVRKSGIREGLVLVNAMHITASVYINDDESGLLRDYDDFLERLAPHDAVYRHNDTGEDNGDAHLKRQVMGREVVVALTGGKLDFGHWEQIFYGEFDGRRRKRVLVKIIGE; this is encoded by the coding sequence ATGAAGTCCTACCGCGAAGAACTCTGGTTTGAAACACAGACCAGACGGGCCTATATCAATATCACGCCCCATATCGAGGCAGTGGTACGGAAGAGCGGAATACGGGAAGGCCTCGTGCTGGTGAACGCGATGCACATTACCGCCAGTGTGTACATCAATGACGATGAGTCGGGTTTGTTAAGGGACTACGACGATTTCCTGGAACGGCTTGCTCCTCACGACGCGGTCTATCGGCACAATGACACAGGCGAAGACAACGGCGATGCTCATCTGAAACGCCAAGTAATGGGGCGTGAAGTCGTCGTCGCGCTCACCGGGGGCAAGCTTGATTTCGGCCATTGGGAACAAATTTTTTACGGCGAGTTCGACGGACGTCGTCGTAAGCGGGTACTTGTGAAGATTATCGGTGAATAG
- a CDS encoding HD-GYP domain-containing protein, with translation MIVKEGQSQSLGNPPTHDQSQPLLTHEKSLSRKIGQGSEAGDILDQQLVMLGFQLITQLNTLIKTSKIHGRANAALDKPVETMLTLIETLAHDRPVTLWVQDDFLFLGENHLKVTAQQMLVVSSILDALKKWKIGGLTFASSVSSKDLREFAHLFVTLDPATKSIEDFRRELSNLAVAGIELNDPRLLNLKEDLPENRNSKTHHKARSKTAYGKAADAVGNLTQSSRDGKALNFKQAKRAIQNIVDLMMQDESIMLGLTTLRCHDQYTHNHSVNVSLLSIALANRAGYPKVELADLGLAALFHDMGKSTIPLEVLNKPGEFTEDEWTMMRNHPTEGVLSLTQLRGITNLPARMAAASFEHHMNLDYSGYPKLKTPWKLSLTGRILTIADCYDAMTSSRVYRREPMSPSKVLTMMLAKSGKSFDATLLKLFVNCVGIIPIGSLVVLDSDEFAVVLKPAADTTESERPVVKVITDAEGTPIEHGPELDLTEKDDTGEYRHSIIRLVDNTEHKFDTSRYFV, from the coding sequence ATGATCGTGAAAGAAGGCCAGTCACAGTCTCTGGGAAACCCGCCCACCCACGATCAGAGCCAGCCGCTCCTGACACACGAAAAGTCGTTGTCACGGAAGATCGGCCAAGGGTCGGAAGCCGGAGATATCCTCGACCAACAGTTGGTGATGCTGGGATTCCAGCTCATTACACAGTTGAATACGCTGATTAAGACCTCAAAAATTCATGGCCGAGCCAACGCCGCGCTCGACAAGCCCGTCGAAACGATGTTGACACTCATTGAAACCCTCGCCCACGACCGACCGGTCACGTTGTGGGTGCAGGACGATTTCCTCTTCCTCGGCGAGAACCATCTGAAAGTGACGGCGCAACAAATGCTCGTCGTCTCAAGCATCCTCGACGCCTTGAAAAAGTGGAAGATCGGCGGCCTGACGTTTGCCTCTTCGGTCTCCTCCAAGGACCTTCGAGAGTTTGCCCACCTCTTCGTCACTCTCGACCCCGCCACGAAATCGATCGAGGACTTCCGACGGGAATTGAGCAACCTGGCCGTGGCCGGCATCGAACTGAACGACCCTCGATTGCTCAACCTCAAAGAAGATCTTCCGGAAAACAGAAATTCGAAAACCCACCACAAAGCGCGCTCAAAAACCGCGTATGGGAAAGCCGCCGATGCCGTCGGCAATCTAACTCAGTCCTCCCGCGACGGCAAAGCTCTGAACTTCAAGCAGGCCAAACGCGCCATTCAAAATATCGTCGACTTGATGATGCAGGACGAGTCGATCATGCTGGGCCTCACCACGCTTCGCTGCCATGATCAATATACCCATAACCATTCCGTCAACGTCTCGCTGCTCTCCATCGCGCTCGCAAACAGAGCCGGGTATCCGAAAGTCGAGCTGGCCGATCTCGGCTTGGCTGCGCTGTTTCATGACATGGGGAAGTCGACCATTCCACTGGAAGTCTTGAATAAACCGGGTGAGTTTACGGAAGACGAGTGGACGATGATGCGCAATCACCCCACGGAAGGCGTTTTGAGTCTCACGCAGTTACGTGGCATCACCAACCTTCCGGCGCGCATGGCGGCGGCATCCTTCGAACACCACATGAACCTGGACTATTCCGGCTATCCCAAATTAAAGACACCGTGGAAATTGTCTCTGACGGGACGCATTCTCACGATCGCCGATTGTTACGATGCCATGACATCGTCTCGCGTGTACCGCCGAGAACCGATGTCGCCCTCGAAAGTACTCACTATGATGCTGGCGAAATCAGGGAAAAGTTTCGACGCGACCTTGCTGAAACTGTTCGTCAATTGCGTGGGAATCATTCCGATCGGAAGCCTGGTCGTTCTCGATTCCGATGAATTCGCCGTCGTACTCAAGCCTGCCGCCGACACGACCGAGAGCGAACGGCCGGTCGTGAAAGTCATCACCGATGCAGAGGGGACTCCCATCGAGCACGGTCCCGAGTTGGATTTGACTGAAAAGGACGACACCGGCGAGTACCGCCACAGCATCATTCGATTGGTTGACAATACGGAGCATAAATTCGATACGAGCCGTTACTTCGTCTAG
- a CDS encoding SH3 domain-containing protein, with translation MFAIAGGPSLAGSPLTWSLLFARQPEPDLEFTEEELEQTTTIRSPSPPNPPKKSSGRPLLWVLLLVLIGGGAYVAMEPEMIMDYVGPLLGESPAPPPQPPVARRPAPPKPAPAAQPQAPVSTPPAETPVEAPQAAAPPTAPVPEPPAIQPMPTTPAPIQALPSPAPVAPITATPTPLFSEGQRVSVLANPTNPGGKVVLTQDAERTRPGPAIPPGTALTILDGDLQGNDWVYSVRSDFGTKGWLMEKQLKLKP, from the coding sequence ATGTTTGCTATCGCTGGGGGCCCGTCGTTGGCCGGCAGTCCTCTGACGTGGAGCCTGTTGTTTGCTCGTCAGCCGGAACCGGACTTGGAATTCACGGAAGAGGAGTTGGAACAGACCACCACGATTCGATCACCTTCGCCTCCAAACCCGCCTAAAAAGTCGAGCGGGCGCCCGCTTCTGTGGGTACTTCTGTTGGTATTGATCGGCGGCGGCGCCTATGTCGCGATGGAGCCGGAGATGATCATGGACTATGTGGGGCCGCTTCTCGGCGAATCGCCGGCCCCACCACCTCAACCGCCTGTCGCCCGCAGACCGGCGCCGCCGAAACCTGCGCCGGCCGCTCAGCCTCAAGCCCCTGTTTCGACTCCACCCGCTGAAACGCCGGTCGAAGCACCGCAGGCCGCAGCGCCGCCGACGGCTCCCGTTCCCGAACCTCCGGCCATCCAGCCGATGCCGACGACCCCCGCTCCGATACAAGCCTTGCCGTCACCCGCACCGGTTGCGCCTATCACCGCGACACCGACTCCGCTGTTCAGCGAAGGGCAACGGGTCAGTGTACTTGCAAATCCCACGAATCCCGGCGGGAAAGTGGTCCTGACTCAGGATGCCGAACGGACAAGGCCGGGACCGGCCATTCCGCCGGGAACCGCGCTCACGATTCTTGACGGCGACCTGCAGGGAAATGACTGGGTCTATTCCGTCCGTAGTGATTTCGGCACAAAAGGTTGGCTGATGGAAAAGCAGCTTAAATTGAAGCCCTGA
- a CDS encoding HEAT repeat domain-containing protein: MTTDLKTAQDMMAAAVATRTAEDPEMVSVKRVLKLLDKTAKSNRTYGSTNPVAQKFTQQLFQELTDHLTAYSRLTLLVQRSELLCRDTVVYQAERDGGSESLAFKLYADGIRELVLHEGLTQEDLSLFLASLWSNGDSVEDDDDIVTRLWSRNLSTITIATAEELSKSSVANDGVNHPDSSMSSSDSTLRELLDRERERKKRIKEGTHAESGSSGNAKNRFQSGLTGYEVTEEELALLAQEIEGERKQDSLMYILDMLTAILASEKSPALLTKLFSLWGTVVESLLREGKWTVLENVLSLLHETDAVRPDLGEEHKQQLASLLDGLGRTERVKMIEGYLNQHPDAEVKGLSTIFLLMKPDAVPALCSLLANSTSPVHQAIVSEALVTLAKDHPDPLLRGLSDRRPGYVRNLLSILIKWNNPKFADAVERLTRYPDAQVRREVVRALGLFRPNGNGSKLVSLSTDEDDGVRFAALKLLMSGQYTIPFSQWSPLLSEEGFMDRPINERRAVFQAVRATCGDEAVPYWQGLMTEWTWMNRKKKEELAVLGAEMLGKLATPAASAALSLGAKKGNAAVRQACAAALSQAQRLQRSLPATGSIH, encoded by the coding sequence GACAACGGACCTCAAAACGGCTCAAGACATGATGGCCGCAGCAGTCGCCACACGCACGGCTGAAGACCCAGAGATGGTCTCCGTCAAACGTGTATTAAAACTGCTGGACAAGACGGCCAAATCGAATCGGACGTACGGCTCAACGAATCCCGTTGCCCAGAAATTTACGCAGCAATTATTCCAAGAATTAACCGATCACCTCACTGCTTATTCAAGACTGACGTTGCTGGTTCAACGATCCGAATTGCTGTGCAGGGACACGGTCGTCTACCAGGCAGAGCGGGATGGAGGAAGCGAGAGTCTCGCCTTCAAACTATACGCCGATGGCATCCGAGAGCTCGTCCTGCACGAAGGTCTTACGCAAGAGGATCTGTCCCTTTTCCTCGCCTCCCTATGGAGCAACGGCGACTCAGTCGAGGACGACGATGATATCGTCACACGCCTATGGTCTCGGAATCTGTCGACGATCACCATCGCCACGGCCGAAGAACTCTCAAAGTCGTCGGTAGCGAACGACGGCGTGAACCACCCTGACAGTAGCATGAGTTCGTCCGATTCAACGCTCAGAGAGTTGCTGGATCGGGAGCGAGAACGAAAAAAGCGCATCAAAGAAGGTACCCACGCTGAGAGCGGCAGTTCCGGAAACGCCAAAAACCGTTTCCAGTCCGGACTTACAGGCTATGAAGTCACGGAAGAGGAGCTGGCCCTCCTCGCGCAAGAGATCGAGGGAGAGCGAAAACAAGACAGCCTCATGTACATCCTGGACATGTTGACCGCAATCCTGGCCTCAGAGAAGTCTCCCGCGTTGCTGACGAAACTTTTCAGCCTGTGGGGCACCGTCGTGGAATCCCTTCTCCGCGAGGGCAAATGGACGGTATTGGAGAACGTCTTAAGTCTCCTCCACGAAACGGATGCCGTGCGGCCGGATCTTGGCGAGGAGCACAAACAACAGTTGGCCTCGCTCCTCGACGGACTCGGCCGCACGGAACGAGTGAAGATGATAGAGGGTTACCTCAACCAGCACCCGGACGCCGAGGTGAAAGGGCTCTCTACCATCTTCCTGCTAATGAAGCCGGATGCCGTCCCCGCACTCTGTTCGCTTCTCGCGAACAGCACGTCACCGGTCCATCAAGCCATTGTGTCGGAAGCCCTCGTCACCCTCGCGAAAGACCATCCCGATCCCTTGTTGCGAGGGTTATCGGATCGGAGGCCTGGGTATGTTCGCAATCTGCTTTCGATTCTCATCAAGTGGAACAATCCCAAGTTCGCCGATGCAGTTGAACGATTGACCCGCTATCCCGACGCGCAGGTGCGTCGGGAAGTCGTTCGTGCCCTCGGCCTGTTCCGCCCTAACGGCAATGGCTCAAAACTCGTCTCCCTTTCGACCGACGAGGACGATGGGGTTCGCTTTGCCGCGCTGAAGCTGCTCATGTCCGGCCAATACACCATTCCCTTTTCCCAATGGTCCCCGCTTCTGTCGGAAGAAGGGTTTATGGATCGCCCGATCAATGAGCGACGAGCCGTCTTCCAGGCTGTCCGCGCCACGTGCGGCGACGAAGCGGTTCCCTATTGGCAAGGCCTGATGACCGAATGGACCTGGATGAATCGGAAGAAAAAAGAAGAGCTGGCGGTACTGGGAGCAGAAATGCTCGGGAAACTTGCCACCCCTGCCGCCAGCGCCGCGCTCTCCCTTGGGGCCAAGAAGGGAAATGCTGCGGTTCGTCAGGCCTGTGCCGCGGCATTGTCACAAGCTCAACGGCTCCAACGCAGCCTCCCCGCAACCGGTTCCATACACTAG
- a CDS encoding serine/threonine-protein kinase codes for MVNASRWTLQYALVALVALFAGPVLRKLPAAESFPLSLFGLTGSQTIYFIVEGIGVVALCILSLRAFLQMPDNGRGFSFLRQLVLPVTTLFMVIVTDKILRITGLSLLDSVDPTHYALAYAAALTLSGIWITAAWLLHRDALRRFFVKPVPSTRRQAPGPSAEDTAELDSEHAGREAETAASIHTTQNGPPGTLGRYKVLKELGRGSMGVVYLGKDPTIQRFVAIKTMRLDEIDDHDKLQEVKARFFLEAESTGRLSHPNIVTIFDAGEEDDLGYIAMEMLQGTTLKQWSRKPHLLPLEKLIPILATVADAMDYAHQQGVVHRDIKPANIMLTTDEAVKIMDFGIAKMATSSKTQTNIVLGTPTYMSPEQISGKKVDGRSDIFSLGVVMFELLTGRPPFIADNVSALLFAIAHTPHLSVKAIRPDLSPIVKKVLDQALQKDPALRYRRAGEFAMALRSCLEGLAA; via the coding sequence ATGGTCAACGCGTCACGCTGGACCCTTCAATATGCGCTGGTCGCGCTGGTTGCCCTCTTTGCCGGTCCCGTACTGCGCAAACTACCGGCGGCCGAGTCGTTTCCCCTCTCGCTGTTCGGCTTGACCGGCTCCCAAACCATTTACTTCATCGTTGAAGGAATAGGGGTGGTCGCTCTCTGCATTCTTTCGCTCCGCGCATTTCTCCAGATGCCGGATAACGGACGAGGTTTCTCATTTTTGCGACAACTGGTCCTTCCGGTCACGACCCTGTTTATGGTGATTGTGACGGATAAGATCCTCCGGATCACCGGGCTTTCGCTTCTCGACTCCGTGGATCCCACACACTATGCCCTGGCGTACGCTGCGGCATTGACGCTGAGTGGGATCTGGATCACGGCTGCCTGGCTTCTGCATCGTGACGCCCTTCGCCGCTTTTTCGTGAAGCCTGTGCCATCGACTCGACGTCAAGCACCTGGACCATCGGCGGAGGATACCGCCGAGCTCGATTCGGAACATGCCGGTCGTGAAGCTGAGACCGCGGCGTCCATCCACACCACGCAAAACGGTCCACCCGGCACGCTCGGTCGGTATAAGGTGTTAAAGGAGTTGGGGCGTGGTTCGATGGGAGTGGTGTATCTGGGAAAAGATCCGACGATCCAGCGATTCGTGGCGATCAAGACCATGCGGCTGGACGAGATCGACGACCACGATAAACTGCAGGAAGTGAAGGCTCGGTTCTTTCTTGAAGCGGAATCCACCGGGCGATTGTCTCACCCCAATATCGTCACCATCTTCGATGCCGGGGAGGAAGACGACCTCGGCTACATCGCCATGGAGATGCTTCAGGGTACCACGCTCAAGCAGTGGTCGCGGAAACCGCATCTCCTGCCGCTCGAAAAACTGATTCCGATACTGGCGACCGTCGCCGACGCGATGGACTATGCCCATCAGCAGGGGGTGGTGCATCGCGACATCAAACCGGCGAACATCATGCTGACCACCGACGAGGCCGTCAAGATCATGGACTTCGGCATCGCCAAAATGGCGACGTCGTCGAAAACGCAGACGAACATTGTGCTGGGAACTCCCACCTACATGTCCCCTGAGCAGATTTCCGGGAAAAAGGTGGATGGGCGATCGGACATTTTTTCGCTCGGCGTCGTCATGTTCGAACTCCTGACCGGTCGGCCTCCCTTTATTGCGGACAACGTCTCAGCCTTACTGTTTGCCATCGCTCACACGCCGCATCTCAGCGTGAAAGCCATCAGACCGGATCTCTCTCCCATCGTAAAGAAAGTCCTGGATCAAGCGTTGCAAAAGGATCCGGCCCTTCGCTATCGCCGCGCCGGCGAGTTCGCCATGGCACTCCGGTCCTGTCTTGAAGGGTTGGCTGCATAA
- a CDS encoding HAD family hydrolase: MHAVIFDFDGVIADTEPLHFESLRRTLADIEINLTEQDYYADYLGFDDRGCILEALRINRRPTSPSLLQELMAKKAAAYMTSIQDHLVIFPGVREFVEAAAATYPIAIASGALRAEIELVLEQIGIRKAFGHITSAEDVAQGKPNPEPFLQALTGLNRHQSAAAIFPHSCLVIEDSLPGIRAAKAAGMKVLAVTNTHTAQDLHEADAISSGLSETRLQDVRARLWPT; encoded by the coding sequence ATGCACGCCGTGATCTTCGACTTCGACGGTGTCATCGCCGACACCGAGCCGCTGCACTTTGAAAGTCTGCGCCGAACCTTGGCAGACATCGAGATCAATTTGACCGAACAAGACTATTATGCGGACTATCTCGGCTTCGACGATCGCGGATGCATTCTGGAGGCACTCCGAATCAATCGCCGACCGACCTCTCCCTCGCTTCTCCAAGAGTTGATGGCGAAAAAGGCCGCCGCCTATATGACCTCGATCCAAGATCACCTCGTGATTTTCCCAGGCGTCAGAGAGTTTGTCGAAGCTGCCGCGGCCACCTACCCCATTGCCATCGCCTCGGGCGCCTTGCGCGCTGAGATCGAGTTGGTGCTGGAACAAATCGGAATCCGAAAAGCGTTCGGCCACATTACCAGCGCGGAGGATGTTGCGCAGGGCAAACCGAATCCTGAACCGTTCCTGCAGGCCCTGACCGGATTGAACCGTCATCAGTCCGCTGCAGCCATTTTCCCGCATTCATGCCTGGTCATCGAAGATTCCCTCCCCGGCATCCGGGCCGCGAAAGCGGCGGGAATGAAGGTCTTGGCGGTGACCAATACGCACACGGCACAAGACCTTCATGAGGCCGATGCCATCAGCTCCGGTTTGAGCGAGACACGCCTCCAGGATGTGCGTGCCCGCTTATGGCCGACATAA